One genomic window of Ictalurus punctatus breed USDA103 chromosome 23, Coco_2.0, whole genome shotgun sequence includes the following:
- the aste1a gene encoding protein asteroid homolog 1 yields the protein MGVRGLHGYIESNSDFLKTSFFRESKLVIDGCNLYYLLYFKSHLDQAHGGAYEDFEKIVTLFFKNLRLCDIEPYVVLDGGTDVSDKKFDTLKKNRQDKITKADALSRGHSGDVLPILTKNVFKQILQKLEIPFIQCLAEADWEAAALANEWACPVLSNDSDFYIFGNRGGFLPLNHFQWTEVSLMRKDEKKFIPAKSYHVQNLRTAFNSMNKYNLHLFATILGNDYTKLDRRAFPNFSRFSTRPGRIAQIDGLLVWLSRFPNPEQAIAGLLSPLGKNMKSASIGNTIHQGMAEYRLNPSSIAQFFISGEPQIKLPGPLQNLPDWSLKPLAEGKLAFSVIDVLTLQRLMMNIQVEDFGLSSSSETSRPIRQVMYGVLLCTRKKKDGKRGTSSGENQQYYVEEYDRQEITLSSTMVPAVLPTRVVTHLHLDSLWEVPQHWRLQVVLEALGVSPVADSFHVPEGLQLAVYVTCFWLKHAKPEPRAEMLWALLTGLVYTHLCREEQTEEEIAPVISRFKKLQERTGQKFLDLEQAHAYCQWQSCLNDSFNLNQLLNHPVPEPELAWLYCGSLVHGVTHELKRGLTPESLLAGAPVAIRLYQNLQAAVERELDDESVTTIRTRTWPGEELSEEFKHLMDKDKDEDQCMVRKEKK from the exons ATGGGGGTTCGTGGACTTCACGGCTACATCGAGAGCAACAGTGATTTTCTGAAGACCAGCTTCTTTAGAGAAAGCAAACTCGTCATCGATGGATGCAACTTGTATTACCTTCTTTACTTCAAGTCTCACCTGGACCAAGCACACGGCGGGGCTTATGAAGACTTTGAGAAAATAGTtacactgttttttaaaaatctcagaCTCTGTGATATTGAGCCCTACGTGGTGCTCGATGGGGGGACCGACGTCAGTGACAAAAAATTTGACACCCTGAAGAAAAATCGCCAAGACAAAATCACAAAAGCCGATGCCTTGTCCAGGGGCCATTCAGGAGACGTTTTACCCATTCTCACCAAAAATGTGTTCAAGCAGATCCTCCAGAAACTTGAGATTCCCTTTATTCAGTGTCTGGCAGAAGCGGATTGGGAAGCAGCCGCATTGGCCAACGAGTGGGCGTGTCCTGTTCTGTCCAACGACAGCGATTTCTACATCTTCGGCAACCGGGGCGGATTTTTGCCCCTCAATCATTTCCAGTGGACGGAAGTGAGTCTGATGAGAaaggatgaaaaaaaattcatcccTGCCAAGTCATACCATGTTCAAAATCTGCGTACTGCTTTTAATagcatgaataaatataatCTTCACCTTTTTGCCACCATCCTGGGCAATGACTACACCAAACTGGACAGGAGAGCGTTTCCAAACTTCTCAAGGTTCTCAACCAGACCTGGAAGAATCGCCCAGATCGATGGCTTACTCGTGTGGTTATCACGCTTCCCCAACCCAGAGCAAGCCATCGCTGGTCTCCTGAGCCCCCTGGGGAAGAACATGAAATCAGCCAGCATTGGAAACACAATACATCAGGGAATGGCAGAGTACAGACTCAATCCCAGCTCCATTGCCCAGTTCTTCATAAGCGGAGAACCTCAGATCAAGCTTCCAGGCCCTTTACAGAACCTGCCGGACTGGAGTCTGAAACCTCTGGCAGAAGGCAAGCTGGCCTTCTCCGTCATTGACGTCCTGACACTGCAGAGGCTCATGATGAACATCCAGGTGGAGGATTTTGGACTGAGCAGCAGCAGCGAGACGTCTCGGCCGATACGACAGGTGATGTACGGCGTACTGCTGTGTACCAGGAAGAAGAAAGACGGTAAACGCGGCACGTCTTCTGGAGAGAACCAGCAATACTACGTGGAGGAATACGACAGGCAGGAAATAACGCTGAGCAGCACCATGGTTCCAGCTGTTCTACCGACACGTGTAGTAACACACCTTCACCTGGACTCGCTGTGGGAG GTGCCGCAGCACTGGCGTCTGCAGGTCGTGTTGGAGGCTCTTGGTGTGTCTCCGGTCGCCGATTCCTTCCATGTCCCTGAAGGTCTGCAGCTAGCCGTGTACGTCACGTGTTTCTGGCTAAAACACGCGAAACCTGAGCCGAGAGCAGAAATGCTCTGGGCTTTACTGACTGGCCTGgtctacacacacctgtgcaGAGAAGAACAGACTGAGGAAG AGATTGCACCAGTGATTTCGAGGTTTAAAAAGCTGCAGGAACGTACAGGTCAGAAGTTTTTGGACCTGGAGCAGGCTCACGCTTACTGTCAGTGGCAGTCCTGTCTGAATGACAGCTTCAATCTGAACCAGCTACTGAATCATCCCGTCCCTGAGCCGGAGTTAGCATG gttGTACTGCGGCTCTTTGGTGCACGGTGTCACCCATGAGCTGAAAAGAGGCCTCACACCCGAGTCTCTTCTCGCCGGAGCCCCCGTCGCCATCAGGCTTTACCAGAACCTGCAGGCCGCAGTGGAGCGCGAGCTGGACGACGAGTCCGTCACGACGATCAGGACTAGGACGTGGCCGGGGGAGGAACTGAGCGAGGAGTTTAAACATCTGATGGACAAGGACAAGGATGAAGATCAGTGCATGGTGAGGAAGGAGaagaagtaa